From the Candidatus Margulisiibacteriota bacterium genome, the window CTGACCGCGAAATTGAGCGACCAGGTTTCAGTTCGGGGGTATTACAGCCAACCGAATTTTGTTGATTTCCGCTCGCTCTCGTTGGAGCAGGGGGCGGTGATGGGGGCCGATGTCGCGTATAAGCTTAACGCGAATACCAGTCTGATTACTCATTATAAGAAGCAGTTCAACTCTTCGACCGGGCAAGTGGAAGAAGCGCAGTATTACGAGATTTCGTTGAGTTTTTAATTAGCCCAGGATCGCTTTGCTGATAGCGTCGAGATAGGTTTTAACGGCATAGGCCTTTTCAGGGAAAGCGGCTTCAAGTTGGCTCATAATAATTTTTCGCGAGTCTCGCTCCATGAGGCGCAGGCTTTCAGCGATCGATTCGCAGTTAACCTCTTTTAGGCGATTAAGCAAGGCTTCATCAGTTTCCCGAAATCGGGCGTTAGATAACGTGTAATTGATCAGGCTGCCGATAAAGAAAATTCCTAAAATACCGGCTAAAACTGTCTGAGCGGTTGAAACACTGCCAAGATAAAGCAAGGCACTGATCGCTGTTCCGGTCGCAAGGCCCCGGTAGATGATCGGCAAATAGTTTTTTGTTTTGATTTGCCCGGCTCGGCTTTGACAGAATTGCTCAAGAAAAATGCTTAATTCGTCAGTATTGGCTGGTTTTTCGGCTTGTTCTGTCGGTTTTGCTGGCTCAACTTGTGGGGAAACAAAGCACACATTGCTTCTTTCCCGGGAGAAGGGGGGGGCAAGGGGACTCTTCCTGATCAAAGATAAAGAAATGGTAGAAAGGGAAAGAGCGTGGTTGGAGGTTGTTTCGGTCCAAGAAGTAAGATTAATTATAGTTTTGGTCCCTTGCGTGATCGTTTTGCATTCCAATATACGCGGCATAGCGACCAGGTCTTTTCCTGTATTATCAATGGATATTTCAAGATAAATTGATCTGTCGGCCATCGTTGGAAAGTATATGTCGCAGCTTTCTTCTCCGCCGACCGATATCGTTCTTCCTTTAGGGAGAAAGAATGTCTTCTCTCCTAAACAGATAGTCCATTGGCTGCAATTTGCTTGATCCCGCAACTGTCTGCTGATTACCGCCGGTAAATTGATCTTTCTTTGTCCGTATTTTGCCGAGTGCATAACAACTCGTGGACTGCTTGAAAGAGGATAAAGATGCCCCATGATCGTATCTCGAAAAATAATATATAATATTTCAACTATTTTCTGGTGATTTTAGGTTCAACACCGGTAAAATCGATGACTTTTGAAGCTTGTCCCAACCTGGCTTTCCCCCCGTCGATCACCAGGTCAAGTTCTGGCAGAGCGGCGATAACTTCAAAAGCGGTTAGTGCGGGCTTTTCTCCCGACTCGTTGGCCGAGGTCGCGGCGAGCGGACCGGTCAATTTCAAGAGCTTTAAAGTCAGCGGATGTCGCGGCACCCTTAACCCGATCGTTCTTTTCCCCTTGAGCGAGGGCAAGACCAGGGTCAAGGGCCCAGGCCATGCTTTCCTGGCCAGGGCTAGCGCTTGTGGCGAAAACTCAGCTAATTTCCTGGCTTCAGCCAGTGATGACACGAGAACTTGCAGCGGTTTATTTCTCGGCCGTTTTTTTAACTTGTATATTTTATTTATACCTTTGCGGCTGTAAAGCAGAGCGCCGATCCCGTAGACCGTTTCGGTTGGGAAGGCGACAACCCCGCCGGAAGTTAATATCTGTATTGCCTTTTCAAACATGATATCAGTATAACATGATAAAATATCAAAACTATGCGGTTGCTTGTCACCTTGATCATAATTTTAGATCTTTTTGTTGGAACCGGCAAAGCATCGATCATTGCCAGGGGGAGCGTCCCCAAGCTGGTCGCCCTGACTTTTGATGACGGGCCGTCCGATCCTTATACATATAAGGTAATAAATGAATTGAAAAGGGAAAACATACGAGGGACTTTCTTCTTGGTCGGGAAAAAAGTAGTAGCCAAACCAGAGGTGCTGGATGCGTTGGTCGCCAGCGGTCAGGAGATTGGTAACCACACTTATTATCATTCCCGGCTTAACTGGGTGACCGAGCGGAAAATGCTTGATGAAATAAAGTTAACCAGCGATATTATCAGTGGTTATACCAATGGCAGGGTCAAGCCGACCCTTTTTCGCCCGCCGCACGGGTTTCTTCCCCGCTCCAAGAGTCTGGCGATCCAGAAAGCTGGCTACACGGTGGTAATGTGGTCGGTCAATGGGGATGATTTTTATCACTCTAAAACCGGGATGAGAAGCCCGGTCTCGATCGCTGAGCGGGTCCTTGCCAGGATCAATGGGGGAGACATCATCCTTTTGCACGATATCAGCCAGCAGACGGTCGATGCCCTTCCTTATATTATCAGGCCGTTAAAAAAGAAAGGATTCAAGTTTGTGACGATCTCAGAGTTGATGAGGCAAAGCGGCCGCTACGCGCTGGCGTTAAAGAAAACTCCAACAGGTACGGAAGAGATCAAAAGCGTGATCGTCCTGCGGATGGAAACGATCAAGCCGGAGTCGTCTTATTATGAGAGTCAAGACTTTGGATTACCTCTGCCGGGGCCAGAAGATCGGTCGGCAATCCAAAAGTGGCCGCGTCAACTGTTTGGTAGATAAAATGTTTTTTCTCGAAGCAATACAGGTCCCAGGGATGCAGGCTCTTTCCTAAAAGCCGGGCTGTTCCTTTGACGAGCCAGACGGGGATGGGGAGCTGAAAATAGACCGGAACTTTGTAATATTGACAGACCGCTTTTAAGAAATTACTGGCGCTGATCGGTTCATTGCCTAAGACCAGCATTTTTTCTTTAACGTTATGTTCAAAAACATACTTCGCGATCCGGGCGATGTCGCGGGCGTGAATATAATGAAAAGCTGCGTCGACCGTAAAAAACCGGATGAATTTTAGCCACTTTGCCAGTCCTATTATCCCGTTGGAGGCATGAGAGAACGGATGCTGCCGATCCCCCCCCAGGACCCAGGTTGGGAAGAGGGTGACGCATTTAGGATATATTGCCAGGTCGGGCAGGCGTTTAAAGAGCTGGTATTTTCCTCTGATATAGTGGGTCCCGATCGTTCCGGCGAGGGGGTTGAGCTGGTTGTTGTCTCCCAGAATGCTGGCGGTCGAAAAAATGATCGCTTTTTGGCACCTGTTTGGATCAAGCGAGTTCAACATGTCGACGGAGTATTCATAATTCGATTGGTTCCCTCCCCAGTCGGCGGCCAGATGGATAAGGGCATCCATTTCGGCCAGGATCTTGGCGTGGTCCAAAATATTGATCATTTCCCCGGGTAAAATGGTTATTCTTGGGTTGTCCTGATAGGAGAAACGGAGCTTTTTGGGGTCCCTGACCAGCAGAAAAAAGTGATAATCTGGGTTGTTTTTCAGTTCGTCAAAGAGATAATGCCCGACACAACCGCTGATCCCGGTAATAAAGATCTTCATTATTAAAGGTGCAGGTTCCCCGGCTCAAGATATGACCGGACATAATCAGAAACTGCTTCTTCCAATCGGGTTGGGGCAAATTTGATCCCGGCGGCGGCCAGCTTGTTCATTTTTGCTTCGGTAAAGTACTGGTATTTATCCTTTAAATTGTCGGGCATTTCAATGTATTCGATCTGTGGTTTCTTCTCCAGGGCGGCAAATATCGCGCCGGTCAGGTCTTTCCAGCTCCGGGCGGTCCCGCTCCCCAGGTTAAAGAGCCCTCTGACCTTATTATTTAAGTACAGCTGATACATCAGATCGACGACGTCTTTGACGTAAATAAAATCACGCTTTTGTTCTCCGTCGGCGAAGTCGCTCCGATAAGACTTAAAAAGCTTAATCTTGCCGTCTCTTTTAATCTGTTCGTATCCTTTTAAGACCACGCTCCGCATTTCACCCTTATGGTATTCGTTAGGGCCAAAAACGTTAAAATACTTCAACCCGACGACCTTGTGTCCAAGGTTGTTCCGCAGGAGCCATTGGTCGAAGAAGAGCTTGGAGTAACCGTAAATGTTGAGCGGGCGGAGCTTCATGGTAGTTGCGTCGTCGTCGGAGTAGCCGAGCGCTCCGTCGCCGTAAGTCGCGGCTGAACTGGCGTAAATAAAAGAGATGTTCTTGGCCAGCGCCCATTGCGCCAGTTGCCTGGAGTAGTGATAAT encodes:
- a CDS encoding threonylcarbamoyl-AMP synthase — protein: MFEKAIQILTSGGVVAFPTETVYGIGALLYSRKGINKIYKLKKRPRNKPLQVLVSSLAEARKLAEFSPQALALARKAWPGPLTLVLPSLKGKRTIGLRVPRHPLTLKLLKLTGPLAATSANESGEKPALTAFEVIAALPELDLVIDGGKARLGQASKVIDFTGVEPKITRK
- a CDS encoding polysaccharide deacetylase family protein, whose product is MRLLVTLIIILDLFVGTGKASIIARGSVPKLVALTFDDGPSDPYTYKVINELKRENIRGTFFLVGKKVVAKPEVLDALVASGQEIGNHTYYHSRLNWVTERKMLDEIKLTSDIISGYTNGRVKPTLFRPPHGFLPRSKSLAIQKAGYTVVMWSVNGDDFYHSKTGMRSPVSIAERVLARINGGDIILLHDISQQTVDALPYIIRPLKKKGFKFVTISELMRQSGRYALALKKTPTGTEEIKSVIVLRMETIKPESSYYESQDFGLPLPGPEDRSAIQKWPRQLFGR
- a CDS encoding NAD(P)-dependent oxidoreductase, which translates into the protein MKIFITGISGCVGHYLFDELKNNPDYHFFLLVRDPKKLRFSYQDNPRITILPGEMINILDHAKILAEMDALIHLAADWGGNQSNYEYSVDMLNSLDPNRCQKAIIFSTASILGDNNQLNPLAGTIGTHYIRGKYQLFKRLPDLAIYPKCVTLFPTWVLGGDRQHPFSHASNGIIGLAKWLKFIRFFTVDAAFHYIHARDIARIAKYVFEHNVKEKMLVLGNEPISASNFLKAVCQYYKVPVYFQLPIPVWLVKGTARLLGKSLHPWDLYCFEKKHFIYQTVDAATFGLPTDLLAPAEVIQSLDSHNKTTPA
- the rfaD gene encoding ADP-glyceromanno-heptose 6-epimerase, which gives rise to MKFIVTGGAGFIGSAMVWKLNQAGENDILVADHLGASEKWQNLNGKHFADYLEKDVFLEKLLAGKFGSVIKAVFHIGACSSTTETNASYMMGNNYHYSRQLAQWALAKNISFIYASSAATYGDGALGYSDDDATTMKLRPLNIYGYSKLFFDQWLLRNNLGHKVVGLKYFNVFGPNEYHKGEMRSVVLKGYEQIKRDGKIKLFKSYRSDFADGEQKRDFIYVKDVVDLMYQLYLNNKVRGLFNLGSGTARSWKDLTGAIFAALEKKPQIEYIEMPDNLKDKYQYFTEAKMNKLAAAGIKFAPTRLEEAVSDYVRSYLEPGNLHL